A single Aspergillus chevalieri M1 DNA, chromosome 3, nearly complete sequence DNA region contains:
- a CDS encoding kinesin family protein (COG:Z;~EggNog:ENOG410PVJA;~InterPro:IPR001752,IPR027417,IPR036961;~PFAM:PF16796;~go_function: GO:0003777 - microtubule motor activity [Evidence IEA];~go_function: GO:0005524 - ATP binding [Evidence IEA];~go_function: GO:0008017 - microtubule binding [Evidence IEA];~go_process: GO:0007018 - microtubule-based movement [Evidence IEA]): protein MHQFNVFTRWRPLSTDNEQETSEIKRVYEKHDKSRISMSIATPDAARQRPWKSEAAFTQLFEASDDNKAVFDAVVAPTLPQVLNGQTCNFFAYGHSGSGKSHTIVGYDFGNSSKFGLCLSAARELSETLEQLNADNCDESSRLGIGFRMYNCARKRHLTCSITTASAISARAMMDRRTSAARLKC from the coding sequence ATGCATCAGTTCAATGTATTTACAAGGTGGCGACCACTATCCACCGACAACGAACAAGAGACGTCAGAAATCAAACGAGTATATGAGAAACACGACAAGTCCCGTATATCAATGTCTATAGCAACCCCAGATGCCGCAAGACAGCGCCCATGGAAGAGTGAAGCTGCATTTACCCAGCTATTCGAAGCCagcgacgacaacaaggcaGTTTTCGACGCCGTAGTCGCACCTACACTACCACAAGTCCTCAACGGACAAACCTGCAATTTCTTTGCTTACGGTCACTCTGGGAGTGGAAAGTCGCACACGATCGTTGGATACGACTTTGGCAACTCGAGCAAATTCGGATTGTGCCTGTCAGCAGCTCGTGAGCTCAGTGAGACGCTGGAGCAACTCAATGCAGATAACTGTGACGAGTCCTCGCGACTCGGCATCGGATTTCGCATGTATAATTGCGCAAGAAAACGGCATTTGACTTGCTCAATAACCACTGCAAGTGCCATATCCGCGAGGGCTATGATGGACAGACGCACATCCGCGGCGAGACTGAAGTGCTAG